The proteins below are encoded in one region of Syntrophorhabdaceae bacterium:
- a CDS encoding TM2 domain-containing protein → MSHSNNTHLKSIGYILWIFGFTGSHRFYYGRPISGTIWFFTLGLLFVGWIIDLFLIPSMDRQADFRYRSGSIDYTVAWILLTFLGLFGIHRFYMGKWLTGIVYLLSGGIFGIGYLYDLWTLNDQVSLINSR, encoded by the coding sequence ATGAGTCATTCAAACAACACTCATCTTAAATCGATCGGTTACATCCTGTGGATCTTTGGTTTCACGGGCTCCCATCGGTTTTACTACGGCAGACCCATTTCAGGGACCATCTGGTTCTTCACGCTGGGGCTCCTCTTTGTCGGCTGGATTATCGATCTTTTTCTTATCCCGTCTATGGATCGCCAGGCCGATTTCAGATACCGCAGCGGCAGTATTGACTACACGGTAGCATGGATCTTGCTTACATTTCTCGGGTTATTCGGCATTCACCGTTTTTATATGGGAAAGTGGCTTACGGGGATAGTGTACTTGCTCTCGGGTGGCATCTTCGGCATCGGGTACCTGTATGATCTTTGGACCCTCAATGATCAAGTCTCACTAATAAACAGCAGGTAA
- a CDS encoding FRG domain-containing protein, translated as MEKDSGWWAFRGQPDKHLELSTRFERDAERYKCTPYFRKNREVFILKEFQRRAHRYQQNLPEYDNYIQWLSLLQHFGGTTRLLDFTFSFYIAAFFALETSITDSAIWAVNINRLKESIDKKMDTTTMTPEMWLRENQTKANQCIDEKENDESVLIIDTFLQHERISIQQGLFLFPCKRETPFEKNLCSVFAFPYDRLRNVSARKLTWKMLPDLNFRDISILKIIIPQKLHADILYDLRDMNVTAETLFPGLDGFARSLNLHMRVFELARYSY; from the coding sequence ATGGAAAAAGATTCCGGTTGGTGGGCATTTCGTGGGCAACCTGATAAACATTTGGAGCTTTCTACAAGGTTCGAACGTGATGCCGAAAGGTACAAATGTACGCCCTATTTCCGTAAAAATAGAGAAGTCTTTATTCTGAAAGAGTTTCAACGTAGGGCCCATCGGTATCAGCAAAATTTGCCGGAATACGATAATTACATACAATGGTTATCTCTCTTACAGCATTTTGGTGGAACAACGAGGCTTCTGGATTTCACATTTTCTTTTTATATTGCCGCTTTCTTTGCTCTGGAAACTTCAATAACGGATTCAGCAATCTGGGCGGTGAATATTAATAGGCTCAAAGAGTCTATAGATAAAAAGATGGACACTACCACGATGACCCCCGAAATGTGGCTTCGTGAAAATCAAACAAAAGCAAACCAGTGTATTGACGAAAAAGAGAATGATGAATCCGTGTTAATTATTGATACTTTTCTACAACACGAACGTATATCAATCCAACAGGGTTTATTCCTATTTCCGTGTAAAAGGGAGACCCCTTTTGAAAAAAATTTGTGTTCAGTGTTTGCCTTTCCATATGATAGGTTAAGAAATGTTTCCGCGAGGAAACTCACCTGGAAAATGCTACCAGACCTGAATTTTCGCGATATATCGATCTTAAAAATTATCATCCCACAAAAATTGCACGCAGACATCCTGTACGACCTTCGCGATATGAACGTGACAGCCGAGACGTTGTTTCCTGGACTTGATGGCTTTGCACGAAGCTTAAATTTACATATGAGGGTTTTTGAGTTAGCCAGATACAGCTATTGA
- a CDS encoding phage major capsid protein, whose amino-acid sequence MNNKSQELRQEKHETLKKMKHILDVVDSEKRVMTKVEDEDYKQMDARIDQLNKEIEAHEGIVLKRANITAELADGKKIIEGINRDGRSVEKAMPGHEKRASEIKGFSPRSDELSEADWLRCIATKDYGPLATYRAENRTGAKIGIGAAGGFAIPEVTRLAVIDGMLADQGIFSRCAKEFVEGSDTLNVATFENCDIDNEGLYGFSLPEFIAEGATITAGTPKMVQRSWTMRKLVSETKISLEAVSTGKLEAPLAQALKNVLQYGLEKYIVAGSGIGSPLGLVDSPCGVIHGRNGAGAIDFVDTYGMLAKTKLTNGNVWLASQTVIPELASMVDAGNHAVWLGNNSFDGAAGRIPSTLLGYPIIFTLGINPVLGSKGDIIFASDLSFYKIVMFGDIFVQTSEAAYWSSGEIGLRVIMLLSAGALPGKPITIGGSNFGWHTVLSA is encoded by the coding sequence ATGAATAACAAATCACAGGAATTGAGACAGGAAAAACATGAAACACTGAAAAAGATGAAACACATCCTCGACGTTGTCGACTCAGAGAAACGGGTTATGACAAAGGTCGAAGATGAAGATTATAAACAGATGGACGCGCGCATAGATCAGCTCAATAAAGAGATCGAAGCGCATGAAGGCATAGTGCTGAAACGGGCCAACATCACAGCCGAACTTGCTGACGGCAAGAAAATCATCGAGGGGATTAATCGAGATGGCAGGTCCGTTGAAAAGGCAATGCCGGGACATGAAAAACGCGCATCGGAGATCAAAGGGTTTTCACCCCGCAGCGACGAACTTTCCGAAGCGGACTGGCTGCGTTGCATTGCAACAAAGGACTACGGCCCCTTAGCAACGTATCGGGCTGAAAATCGGACAGGTGCAAAAATAGGCATAGGCGCGGCAGGTGGCTTCGCAATACCCGAGGTAACAAGGCTTGCCGTCATCGACGGGATGTTGGCCGATCAGGGCATCTTCAGCAGGTGCGCTAAAGAATTTGTAGAAGGCAGTGACACGTTGAACGTCGCGACATTTGAGAACTGCGATATTGACAACGAGGGCCTCTACGGTTTTTCTCTGCCGGAATTTATCGCAGAAGGCGCTACAATAACGGCAGGAACGCCGAAGATGGTACAGCGAAGCTGGACTATGAGAAAGCTTGTTAGTGAAACAAAGATCAGCCTTGAAGCGGTCTCGACAGGTAAGCTGGAGGCCCCGCTGGCTCAGGCCCTTAAAAACGTTCTTCAGTATGGGCTTGAAAAATATATTGTTGCTGGCTCCGGAATTGGCTCGCCTCTCGGCCTCGTTGATTCTCCATGCGGTGTAATTCACGGCAGGAACGGCGCCGGCGCGATCGATTTCGTTGACACATACGGGATGCTCGCAAAAACTAAGCTTACGAATGGTAACGTCTGGCTTGCAAGTCAGACTGTTATTCCCGAACTGGCCTCGATGGTGGACGCTGGCAATCATGCAGTATGGCTCGGCAATAACAGCTTTGACGGCGCAGCAGGGCGGATTCCCTCAACGTTGCTCGGATATCCGATAATTTTCACACTTGGCATAAACCCAGTGCTTGGCTCAAAGGGCGACATCATATTTGCCAGCGATCTCTCATTCTATAAGATAGTCATGTTCGGCGATATCTTTGTCCAGACAAGCGAAGCGGCATACTGGAGCTCTGGAGAAATAGGCCTCAGGGTAATCATGCTGTTATCAGCAGGTGCGCTCCCTGGGAAGCCTATCACAATAGGCGGCTCTAACTTTGGCTGGCATACGGTATTGAGCGCATAA
- a CDS encoding 3'-5' exonuclease, protein MAVEKSGIPYKVLDETVETVSGYVSICTVHLAKGLAFKVVVACDDEMIPSQERIETVTDDSDLQEVYDTERHLLYVDCTRAWDHLLVTSGNTPS, encoded by the coding sequence ATGGCGGTGGAGAAGTCGGGAATCCCATACAAGGTGCTCGATGAAACCGTTGAGACGGTCAGCGGGTACGTTTCAATCTGTACGGTGCATCTTGCCAAAGGCTTGGCATTCAAGGTGGTGGTGGCCTGCGACGACGAGATGATTCCCTCGCAGGAGCGCATTGAAACGGTTACTGACGATTCTGACCTGCAGGAGGTCTACGACACTGAACGGCATCTGCTTTATGTTGACTGTACCCGCGCTTGGGATCACCTGCTCGTGACCAGTGGCAACACCCCATCATAA
- a CDS encoding serine protease, which produces MTRTRNPILLVILSLLALLAPDVKSAHGGDDMRIRVQRVKESTAIILVNGQPAGTGFAVTENIIATNFHVVQQSSPATGGQTQITYARNIEVRLYDGRQLPATPHPSVLGTNLSARIGRDVTLLSVPANNLRPLKLGRFADVSEGDRVYLAGYPLGIAQIVVATGMLSTKWQADAYLGQGGPRNVAWLDVTMNKGNSGGPVLLLTEDPARDVVVGIANFILNPFAQKAEEFVNIAANFPGNAVIIGVNFKKFSILMGAALMSQSHGVGGCVAIDYVQLPTP; this is translated from the coding sequence ATGACAAGGACAAGAAACCCCATCCTATTAGTGATACTGAGTCTCTTGGCTCTTCTGGCGCCTGATGTCAAAAGTGCCCACGGAGGAGATGACATGCGAATAAGAGTGCAACGCGTGAAAGAATCTACGGCAATAATCCTCGTAAATGGCCAGCCCGCTGGTACAGGGTTCGCCGTGACTGAAAACATTATTGCGACAAATTTCCATGTTGTTCAGCAATCGTCTCCAGCTACTGGAGGCCAAACGCAGATTACATATGCACGAAACATTGAGGTGCGACTGTATGACGGACGTCAACTGCCGGCGACGCCTCATCCGTCCGTTCTGGGTACTAACCTTTCTGCCAGAATAGGTAGGGATGTGACGCTGCTGAGCGTACCCGCTAACAATCTTAGGCCTTTGAAGCTCGGTCGATTTGCGGACGTGTCCGAAGGTGATCGTGTCTACTTGGCTGGTTATCCGTTAGGAATCGCGCAGATAGTTGTTGCAACTGGCATGTTATCGACGAAATGGCAAGCTGATGCTTATCTCGGACAAGGTGGGCCTCGCAATGTAGCATGGCTCGATGTGACCATGAACAAAGGAAATTCGGGTGGCCCAGTTTTATTGCTGACCGAAGATCCGGCTCGTGATGTCGTTGTAGGGATCGCAAATTTTATCCTGAACCCGTTTGCTCAAAAAGCAGAAGAATTCGTGAATATCGCGGCGAACTTCCCAGGCAATGCTGTTATCATCGGCGTTAATTTTAAGAAGTTCTCGATACTCATGGGGGCCGCCCTGATGTCACAGTCTCATGGCGTCGGAGGATGTGTTGCCATCGACTATGTTCAATTGCCCACGCCTTGA
- a CDS encoding site-specific integrase encodes MNAKEAISLFRHYQQSNHRKRTAESYRSLLQRFESLYADRNLDSIKPDEIYHFLEHMTGNSAKSTRRLRYAQLKAFFNFIIEKCHPDLKNPCSASLLSKTFRMPRAIPKTILEKEIIDEMIYDTKNQRNRLMLELLARCGLRIGELLNIKASDISERKLTIKGPKSGNETEVAFMPEQVARRLSEYITRNNVPSDTRVFPICYSTARTFIKKLGIKLNMSISPHDLRRYSATYASRNGVLLEIVSKVILRHQDLKTTQVYLGKVSDQEAIRWIDILHGK; translated from the coding sequence ATGAATGCAAAAGAGGCAATATCTTTATTCAGACATTACCAGCAGTCAAACCATAGAAAGAGAACTGCAGAGAGCTACAGGTCTTTATTGCAGCGCTTCGAGTCACTTTATGCCGATCGTAATCTCGATTCCATAAAGCCGGATGAAATCTACCATTTCCTGGAGCATATGACGGGGAACTCTGCTAAATCCACCAGAAGGTTACGCTATGCCCAACTGAAGGCCTTTTTCAACTTCATCATCGAAAAATGTCACCCTGATCTTAAGAATCCCTGCAGTGCTTCTTTGCTGTCGAAAACATTCAGGATGCCCCGGGCGATCCCGAAGACAATTCTTGAAAAGGAGATCATTGATGAGATGATCTACGACACAAAGAACCAGAGAAACAGGTTGATGCTCGAACTACTGGCGCGCTGCGGATTGAGAATCGGTGAACTGCTCAATATCAAAGCATCAGACATCTCGGAGAGAAAGCTTACGATTAAAGGTCCGAAGTCGGGGAATGAGACGGAGGTAGCCTTCATGCCGGAACAGGTCGCGAGACGGCTCAGCGAATATATCACACGCAACAATGTTCCGTCTGATACGCGTGTATTCCCCATCTGCTACTCTACGGCAAGGACCTTCATAAAGAAGCTCGGTATAAAGCTGAATATGAGTATCTCCCCCCACGACCTCCGGAGGTACTCTGCAACCTATGCGAGCCGGAACGGAGTACTGTTAGAAATCGTGTCAAAGGTTATACTGCGGCATCAGGACTTAAAAACAACACAGGTCTATCTGGGCAAGGTCAGTGATCAGGAGGCTATACGCTGGATAGATATTCTCCACGGGAAATAG
- a CDS encoding P27 family phage terminase small subunit — MKKTALSKEAEKLRKSILSEYDISDSAGLQILNTALEAFDMMRDSQAQIKRDGLVITDRWGQSKAHPLCSVARDARAQFLQALKQLNLDLEPLRDAPGRPGGR, encoded by the coding sequence TTGAAAAAAACAGCATTATCGAAAGAAGCTGAAAAATTAAGAAAATCCATTTTGTCGGAGTATGACATATCCGATAGCGCCGGGCTCCAGATCCTCAACACGGCTCTTGAGGCCTTTGACATGATGCGTGATTCCCAGGCTCAGATAAAAAGGGACGGTCTTGTTATCACGGACAGGTGGGGACAATCAAAGGCACACCCGCTATGCAGTGTTGCCCGGGATGCAAGGGCACAATTTCTCCAGGCACTGAAGCAGCTCAACCTTGATCTTGAGCCTCTCCGGGATGCTCCGGGCCGTCCAGGGGGTCGATAA
- a CDS encoding site-specific integrase, protein MPKRFKTKYPGVYYIEGTGTRGPEKIYYIAYRKDGKLIEEKAGRQHKDAMTPARAVRIRSRRIEGKELSNKGRREAAEAARAAEAGKWTIAKLWELYREEHAKMKSFDSDKTRYDKHIKPVFDTKEPCEIMPLDLDRLQRRNLKGRSAATVKHVLSLLGRIANLGLKKHLCQGLSFPIKMPSVDNQITENLNASELSALLKVLEESEDIQAAHFMQMALFTGMRKGELLKLLWSDIDFERSFIFIRKPKGKKSMYIPLNDAARAVLEKHPRIGENVFANRKGEPFKDLRKRIESIRKAAKLPPEFRPLHGLRHVYASILASSGQVDLYTLQRLLTHKSAAMTARYAHLHDEALKKAAEVASDVFKGVTNG, encoded by the coding sequence ATGCCTAAACGTTTCAAGACAAAGTATCCGGGTGTTTATTACATCGAGGGGACCGGGACAAGAGGTCCTGAGAAAATCTACTATATCGCATATCGTAAAGACGGCAAGCTGATTGAAGAAAAGGCCGGGCGGCAGCATAAGGACGCCATGACTCCAGCAAGAGCGGTAAGGATCCGCTCGAGACGCATTGAAGGCAAGGAACTCAGCAATAAGGGCCGTCGTGAGGCGGCAGAGGCAGCAAGGGCAGCAGAGGCCGGGAAATGGACAATTGCAAAACTTTGGGAACTCTACCGAGAGGAACACGCTAAAATGAAATCGTTTGACTCAGACAAAACACGATACGATAAACATATAAAACCCGTTTTCGACACAAAGGAACCATGTGAGATCATGCCGCTCGATCTGGACCGGTTGCAGCGGAGGAACCTTAAAGGCAGGTCGGCGGCAACAGTTAAACATGTCCTTTCATTGCTCGGCAGGATTGCTAATCTTGGTTTGAAAAAACATTTATGCCAGGGGCTATCCTTCCCCATCAAGATGCCTTCCGTTGATAACCAGATAACAGAGAACTTGAACGCAAGCGAATTATCCGCGCTGTTGAAGGTCTTAGAGGAAAGCGAGGACATTCAGGCGGCTCACTTTATGCAAATGGCATTATTCACAGGTATGAGAAAAGGTGAGCTCCTGAAACTTTTATGGAGTGATATTGATTTCGAGCGGAGCTTTATATTCATCAGAAAACCAAAAGGGAAAAAGTCAATGTATATTCCCCTGAACGATGCAGCGCGGGCGGTCCTTGAAAAACATCCGCGCATTGGTGAAAACGTTTTTGCAAATCGGAAAGGAGAACCTTTCAAGGATCTCAGGAAGCGCATTGAGAGTATCAGGAAAGCGGCAAAACTACCGCCGGAGTTTAGGCCTCTGCATGGTTTAAGGCATGTCTATGCATCGATATTGGCATCCTCCGGGCAAGTTGATTTATATACCTTGCAAAGACTCCTCACGCATAAGAGCGCGGCAATGACGGCCAGGTATGCACATTTACATGATGAAGCACTGAAAAAGGCCGCCGAGGTTGCATCCGATGTATTCAAGGGGGTTACAAATGGCTAA